Below is a window of Electrophorus electricus isolate fEleEle1 chromosome 1, fEleEle1.pri, whole genome shotgun sequence DNA.
atgcatgtgaaagCTGGACCCTgaaaaaggcagacagaaggaaaaTTGATGCTTTTGAGCTATGGTGTTGGAGGCGAATGCTGTGCATCTCGTGGACGGACATGGTCACAAACAGAACGGTTCTAGAGCATCTCAAACCAAGAACATCATTAGAGGGCAAAATCACCAAGCAGCGGCTCTTCTATTTCGGACATGTCATGCGAGCCAATTCCTGGGGAACATCATTAATGCTCGGCATTGCCAGTGGGTCCAGAAGAAGAGGACGCCAAAGAACACGTTGGTTAGATACAATCAAGGATGACatgaacatgcaaatgaaagaaCCGATAGAAGCTCTCAGACATAGGAAAGCTTGGAAAATTATGTCTCAAAGTGTCCGAAAGTCGGGTCCGACTGAACGGATAatcatcatatatatatatatatatatatatatatatatatatatatatatatatatatatatatatatatatatatatatatgtgtgtgtgtatgtgtgtgtgtgtgtgtgtgtgtgtgtgtgtgtgtgtttaaaacaagaaagcaggaaaaaacGGACAAACATAAGGATCCGAGTGACTTTGTCATGggccacactgcaaaaattgttcaggaatggtttaaGGAATGTGATAAAGAGTTGAAGGTGTTGACTTGGTCTCCAAGTTCCAAATATTTTAATCTGATTGACCCTCTGTGTGATGTGCTGAAAAAACAAGTATGATCTCACAACTTCTGGTTCACAAGGCTCACAACTTACACGATCTGCTTCTAACATCTTGGTCCCTGATACCACATGACACTTATAGAGTCCATGCCTTGATGGGTTAGATCTGTTTTGGTGGCACGAGGGGGAactacacaatattaggcagtTGGTTTAAATGATATGGCCTACTTGTACTAGAATAAAGATTTGAAGGTGACAGCTGATTTGGACAAGACTGCctactaaatgctgtaaatgtgtgaatAAAGTACACATAAATATCTTATTGACTCTCATTATCTGTTTTCAGGTCCCATTCAATGACCTGGCTGGACAGATTCTGGTCTTGCAAGTCTTTGACTTTGATCGCTTTGGTAAGCATGATGTGATTGGAGAGATCAAAATACCCATGAACAGCATAGACTTGGCTCAGCCTATCCATGAGTGGAGAGACCTGATTGGAGGAGACAAAGAACAGGTAAGtcatcttttttcccccccatcagTGCAAAGCTGTCACTCTGGTGGAGCAGAGTTCTTAGTCCAGTCCATAGTGTTCATCATCCAGACCAGGGTTTTCAGCACAGCCAGGTGGTCAAGGACAGTAGAACTACTGATCAACTAgctgagggagggtgggagcTGGGGGAGGAAAGAATGTGGCCTGACTGCTGATCCTTGAGTTTTGGACTAGTAAAAGTAGTAAAAGCATGAAAATGTGCAGAGCAAGGGGTCAAGGGCATTTGCAAACCAATGGTTTGGAACATTCATTCACCTACTTTCCTGCTTTCTTAACAGCAAGAAAAACTAGGTGATATTTGCATCTCCCTGCGATACGTTCCTACCTCTGGAAAGCTGACTGTCTGTGTGATGGAGGCCAAGAACCTGAAGAAGATGGATGTGGGTGGTTTATCAGGTCTGTGATGCATTTATTTCCTCTGGATGTGCCTGGTGCAGCTCATGAGTTAAATCTGAAGCACTTGGTAGAGTTAAATATGTTAGAGTGGGGAAAAGCCACAAATACAAAGTCTGTGGCAGGGGTCTCCAACTCTGACTCTGGAGATCTGATCCTTTGCAATGTTGCTCTTAAAcatgtcttgctctaaaatcCAAATTGTACTGAATACTTTAACTaactggatgtttttttttagataagaGAACTAAACTTTGCAGAATAGTAAGATGGTGGTAAGATCTACAGGACAAGAGGTTGCAATCCATGTTATATGGGGTCCTTAACACAGGGATGATGAACCACAGATATGTCTAAAGCATGCTGTGCTTTGTGACTGTAACGTGTACTATTGCTCTAATTAGGCCTTGAATCATTTAATGGCActtacatttccttttcttaGATCCTTTTGTGAAGATCATCCTGCAACACAATGGAAAACGtctaaagaagaagaagactaCAGTTAAACAGAACACGCTGAACCCGTATTTCAATGAGAGCTTCAGTTTTGAGGTCCCCTTTGCTCAGATACAAGTAAGAACACCATGAATCTTCCGTACGAACTTAAAGCACTGAACCTAACAAATGTACTAATgatatacacaaaaatatttcacatgccCAGAGACATGCCAAAATGGTACAATTTTTagttaaattattattactagaaaataattttgaaacaGGTTAATAAGTAGATAATCAGCCCTAATAGTTCTAACCCACTGTCTCTATCATGTCTATTGCAGAAGGTCCAGGTGATGAtcactgtgtatgactatgatAAACTGGGCAGCAATGATCCCATTGGGAAGTGCTGGATTGGCTATGGGGCCAGTGGCGTGGGCTTGCGTCAGTGGTCCGACATGCTGGCCAATCCAAGACGTCCTGTGGCCCAATGGCACACCCTCCTGCCGGAAGAGGAGGTGGATGTCGCCCTGAAGGCACCTGTCCACTAGACAAACAACTACAGGACACAAATCCTTACACCAATTTACTTATTCATTACCCCCCCACCACATGCATGTGCAAAACAATTTAGAGCTGTAAATTGTTGCAAAAACATCCACACATAGATAAAGAATATACACTTACAAAATCACATCAACTTGTATTGCTATCCTTTCCATTCAAGTATATATGCAGTCTAATAGCTGCTTGCTAAACACAAACCTGAGGACCTAGCAAATGGAGTTAGACACCTGTGCagagatttacatttacggcttttagatgatgcttttatccaaagcgacttacaattatgattgagtacaacttgagcaagggttaagggccttgcccagaGGCCAAACAatggtagggcttgaactggcaaccttttgattaatAGTCAAAGACATTAACCACTGACCTACCACTGCATCTCACCCAGCAGACATCTTCAACTGGACTCAGAACTACAATTTTAGCAGTGCATGTCTCTGTCCCTTCATTAAACCCTTTGTGAAGATTCTGCTTGTCACATTCCACTGTGTCCATCTGTGTCTCTTACTACCCAGAACAGAAATGTCCACACATAAGGAGCTTTCTTAATTTCTATTTCTattgtgttggggtttatttaGGGCATTTTCTTGTTTGAGTATGTCTATGTATGAGTGATGTATGCGTACATATAgttaagggaaaaaaatgatACATACACTTGGACAAAAGACATTCAAGCCTAATTTTCTCACACATTTCATGTTGCCATAAAATCTCTTTTGAGAAGTCAGTTGTGACAACTTTCTTGTGGGtaactttaaaactttaaaaattgaAATAGCTTGGCCATGTTGAGCTGCTGAGCAATTGAACTGTTATAAGCAGTGATGTGTatggaggaaaaacacacaggTGCAGCATTGTGttgttgggttagggttagggctattgttagtgttggtgttgtaCCAAAATGAGACTAGTCACACTTTTGAAAATAGAGGGCCTGATCAGGAAAGGAAAAATTGCATTAAAGTACCATGAAAAGCTTATGGAAGGTAACCCTGAATGTTTGAGTCAAGTTCCATTATTAAAATGCAATGCCACAAAACAATAAtcaaatgcatgtaaacacagcatatgtattgtattgtgtgttgtaaaaaaaagagTTTAATCATATTTAGCCTAGATGTAGGCAATTGTTTTCAATTGTCTGTTGTATATAAGTGTGCTGGA
It encodes the following:
- the syt5a gene encoding synaptotagmin Va — its product is MQLVIPHHRMQRAAEHEGELEEEFTLPPFHHLPAHHSHNFMEMKNRFFNELGHLPNHKIRLPMWAVGAIVVLVLALVGCFAFCMYKKGLGGKNPPKKARKRKAGHVQRKNEGGGKPAQETKKEAGEEKEHAYFGKLEYTLDYNFTENQFIVGILQAQDLAAMDIGGTSDPYVKVYMLPDKKKKFETKIQRKNLCPVFNETFSFKVPFNDLAGQILVLQVFDFDRFGKHDVIGEIKIPMNSIDLAQPIHEWRDLIGGDKEQQEKLGDICISLRYVPTSGKLTVCVMEAKNLKKMDVGGLSDPFVKIILQHNGKRLKKKKTTVKQNTLNPYFNESFSFEVPFAQIQKVQVMITVYDYDKLGSNDPIGKCWIGYGASGVGLRQWSDMLANPRRPVAQWHTLLPEEEVDVALKAPVH